In Megalops cyprinoides isolate fMegCyp1 chromosome 16, fMegCyp1.pri, whole genome shotgun sequence, the genomic window TGAACCTAAGCcctcattttttgtgtttgggtCCTTTTCATGAgtggaaatgttttgctttgctcTATACCTAGGTTAGAACGCAGGATGAAAATGATGGCTAATAATACTCAGAGTGCCCTGCAGGCTGTGACCCTCAGGGGGTCAGAGCTGGCCAGTTCCCCAGTGTGCAGTACAGTTTCTACAGTTTAGTCACTTTGGgccctgagacagacagacggacagacagttTACAATTCAGATCTTCTCTCGATGGTCAGCAGCTCCACTTCAAAAATGAGTGTGGCTCCACCTGCAGGCGTGAGGTGGTACAGCATGCGTCATATGCAATGCCACACAGAGGTTGTTTGTGGTATGCGTGCGAGTTTGAACCATGGTCTGGGCAGCACAACAATTTACCATAGATCAGTGTTGCTTTTGCCAACATAACCAGAAATGGACCGTAGTGTTATGGCACTGAGACAGGGGAACATGTTCCTCAGCAAGAGTTGCCAACAACAGAACAAGCACAAGTCAGGCATACCACAGCAAACATGCAAAAGCGTTCAGTGCTGTTAGTATTACCGGGGATTTTGGGCGGGGCTCCTCTGTCTCCATAGCCTAAAGAACAAAGACAAATTAGTGAATCATGCCGTCACCACCAGCACTCTGGCATCTAGGCATTCTTATCCTAGCAGTCCTCCCAAAACTTGCTACCCACACCGCCATGGGCCCAGAGCCGAAAAATCCACTAATCAAATGCaagagggcagggagggagggcagcTTGGCCAAACTCACCAAGCTCAGAGGGAATCACCAACTTCCTCTTCTCCCCTTCACACATCCTATGAGacaggaaagaaaggagagCCAACCAGCCAAGTCAAAGTAAATCAGATGGTATTATAGCCTGACTAAGCCATGATCATGATCATGCCAGGATCACATTAGCACCACTAACCAACCTGGAACCAGAGGGACCCGACATTCTGTATCTCCAGCACTGACTCTTAAGGACCGACAGGCAAAATAATCACAAATTCCACTATTTCGCTTTTCTGTCTATTTACCAGTAACAATAACAAAGGACTGGAGAGCAGAGCCAGTGTACTGTCTGTGGAGGGGAGCCAGTAATGTAGTTTAAGCCCTGAAGAGAGGAGGGAATCTTGTACATGTGCTTGCTGTAGACAGAGAAGGGGAATGACACTGAGCAGCTGTCTGTTTCACTTCTCACAATTATGCCACTTGCATCAAAGTTTCAGATACCATTTTTAACACCAGCTTTCTCTCACTTCCTTACACATAATGTACACAAGCATACTATGGAACGGAGATCAGCGTTTAAGATGTGTACAGCTGCCTTATTCAAGGATATGAGTGATATGAGAGTCAGAAACCAAACATACTTCATCATCTGAAAGTCTGTGTAGTCTGTGAATATTttagtatttgtatttgttcatatatacatattggTGCTCTTTTTACATGCTTAAGAGGAGGGATGTTCTATTCAGGGCTGGTAATACTTGATTTTAAGAATTATGTGTCTGTCACTTTATGTTATATTGAAATGCCTGTGGCAAATTCCTGTTTATggccatgccaataaagctaTGAACTGattagagagggagaaaaagaagaaaaaaggagagagtggGGAAACGGGGAAGatgggagagaatgagagagacagagagggaggagggagagagaggggcagaggaagaaaggtaaagggaaggagggagagaaagggatgtgaagagggagagaaggaatggggaggagggagagacataCCCCAGCAGACCCTGGTCCCAGCCCTTGATGACTTGCCCGGTGCCCAGTGTGAAGGTGAAGGGCTGATTTCTTGGGATGCTGCTGTCAAACTCTGTGCCATCCTCCAACTTcccctgcacagacacatacaagaCACACATCACATATACCATACACATCCTCCAACTTACACTGCAGTTAAATATACACCAAACATCACATATACGATACACATCACTGCTACACATCCTCCACACGCATATCACACATacattgtgttgtattgtacttCACTAGTaggttgctttggataaaagcatctgacaaatgaatgtaaatgtaaatgtaataccatacaccagtgtttcccaaacctctcctggaggaccccttgtcctgcatgttttagatctctccctgctctaacacagctgattcaaatgtttgttattaagcagcttcaggagttcataagttgat contains:
- the fkbp2 gene encoding peptidyl-prolyl cis-trans isomerase FKBP2 isoform X2; this translates as MHYTGKLEDGTEFDSSIPRNQPFTFTLGTGQVIKGWDQGLLGMCEGEKRKLVIPSELGYGDRGAPPKIPGGATLIFEVELLTIERRSEL
- the fkbp2 gene encoding peptidyl-prolyl cis-trans isomerase FKBP2 isoform X1; the protein is MRLCFLLAVTLVSFAPSAVQGGDKKKLQIGIKKRVDNCPIKSRKGDVLHMHYTGKLEDGTEFDSSIPRNQPFTFTLGTGQVIKGWDQGLLGMCEGEKRKLVIPSELGYGDRGAPPKIPGGATLIFEVELLTIERRSEL